The DNA window CATCTTGTATGCCGACCACATCTCGCAGCTGATGCAGCTCCACATCGCATCTTCGATGCTCATGTAGGAGGGGAGGAAGTCGGAGGCGCCGCCGACGGGGGCGGAACCGTGCCTGGGGCCTGCCTGACCGAAAATGGCGAGGTCAGAGGTAAGGGTGATGTCGCAGGCGGTGCCGATCTCCTGGCCGCCGGCAACCCTCATGCCGTTCACGCGGGAGATGACCGGCTTCTTGCACATGAGGATGGAGTCGACCATGTTGTTGAAGAGTTCCATGTACGCGCCGTATTCTTCCGGCCGTCTGCTGTAGTACTCTGAGTACTCTTTCGTGTTGCCGCCGGTGCAGAAGGCGAAGGGGCCCGTGCCGGTGAAGACAACGCCGACGACCTCGCGGTCAACGGATGAATTCTCGAAACCGGCGATGACGCCCTTGACCATCTCGGTCGTGTAGGAGTTGAACTGTGAAGGGTTGTTGAGCCTGACCCACGCGACGTACAGCCCGGGGACGACATTGCCCTTGTTGTCTTTCAAGGGTTTCTTTTCATACACTACGCAGGGGGCTTCCGTTCCCCAGTGCTGATCGGTGAACCTGAAATGGTCTTTTTTCTCATTTTCTCTTGGCATCCATTCTAATCCCATACTTTCCTCCTAAAAGTTTTTGTTTAGAACCTTAAAAATCAGGTGTCAGCACAACGCGTTTCGCAGGTGAACCTGCCTTGTGGATCTCCTCGAAGGTTGCCGCGATGGTGCTCATCGGCCGGACCTCTACGAAGGGGTCGATCTGGATCCTCTTGCTGAGGACCATGTCGAGG is part of the Syntrophorhabdus sp. genome and encodes:
- the oah gene encoding 6-oxocyclohex-1-ene-1-carbonyl-CoA hydratase, giving the protein MGLEWMPRENEKKDHFRFTDQHWGTEAPCVVYEKKPLKDNKGNVVPGLYVAWVRLNNPSQFNSYTTEMVKGVIAGFENSSVDREVVGVVFTGTGPFAFCTGGNTKEYSEYYSRRPEEYGAYMELFNNMVDSILMCKKPVISRVNGMRVAGGQEIGTACDITLTSDLAIFGQAGPRHGSAPVGGASDFLPSYMSIEDAMWSCISCEMWSAYKMWWKGLLTKAFPVLKDDKGNWVRNPQVITDKFFDNGEIVYGENKAGQEFKDARAWVGEKQKAGDVDFSLLDGEIDRIMWTYANLFPGCLMKSIDGIRQKKKFFWDTMKNEHRHWLAANMGIEAFLGFGAFNTKKITGMDTIDFIKYRKGVADGVLMDDTFMAEVLGKPQK